A single window of Streptomyces cathayae DNA harbors:
- a CDS encoding ATP-grasp domain-containing protein, which translates to MDTLQPAGARPDAFVLTGSFLVVCRAPLYLSELARRGLKVLLVTPSVWREEALRARQDPGHPASAIDDLAFVDGDVTLENSYLPGVVSAVRRWRDAYTVVGAYAVGETQVEPTGVVTDALGLPTPGLRATRACRSKYLQRWYLPEFSPRSLTVPGGERDTADLSAVRYPAVVKPAGRHSSSGVETVGTAGELRQRLGAYPAHETVLVEEKVIGQEYSVESLVQHGRILFASATRKDTTDSHARTFVELSHTVPSDRPEHDRALLDANARMLEQLGFRDGIAHAEWRVDATDRPVLMEVAARTPGDGLCVLYELATGAPLEPEIMRIALGEPASYPAPARVARQVYLEHGAGVLRDVTVDGFDVTPAWVGEGGLWPRIAPGAPQDAPALRAVLVHRDRGTVLGELRSSEDRALSFFIDAPTVAELDALEARVRGAVTLHLTPVPPPVPDTVTHVLVGYSPVMLGKLDGRLPAGSVLVLEEPAVIAARGIAGLADEHPSVAALLPAPSQDERNPERIGSTVPRPPRVRAVVPVVEYGVVVAAALAEEWGLPGAGPKAARVLRDKGLLREALAGSGVDQPAWALVAGPEEVAAFRDAHGGEAVLKPAGRQASLGVQLLGPGDDVTAAWRHTTTADEPTLRAQYPGTARYLVEQRLYGPEVSVEAVVHDGVVGFTNITAKSVLDSRYPVETGHAVPAPLDAATADALRDALTGLAAAVGFGSGVLHSEWILVGDDRRPHLVECAGRLPGGGITVLIDLAHDTDILRDLLCVLEGRGPVGPLPVRRGAAVRFLTAEPGRVESVTGAEEARAAEGVHELHLTVAPGAVVRATTSSWERAGFAVATGPDVSAAVRRAEHAVSLVSVRTDPQGQQ; encoded by the coding sequence ATGGACACGTTGCAGCCCGCCGGAGCGCGCCCGGACGCCTTTGTGCTCACCGGATCCTTCCTGGTCGTGTGCCGGGCGCCCCTCTACCTCTCGGAGCTCGCCCGCCGCGGCCTGAAGGTCCTCCTCGTCACCCCGTCCGTCTGGCGCGAGGAGGCCCTGCGGGCCAGGCAGGACCCCGGCCACCCCGCCTCCGCCATCGACGACCTCGCGTTCGTCGACGGCGACGTGACCCTCGAGAACTCCTATCTGCCCGGCGTCGTCTCCGCGGTCCGCCGCTGGCGCGACGCCTACACCGTCGTGGGCGCCTACGCCGTGGGCGAGACGCAGGTCGAGCCGACCGGTGTCGTCACCGACGCGCTCGGCCTGCCCACCCCGGGGCTGCGCGCCACCCGTGCCTGCCGCAGCAAGTACCTCCAGCGCTGGTACCTGCCGGAGTTCAGCCCCCGCAGCCTCACCGTCCCGGGCGGCGAACGCGACACCGCCGACCTCTCCGCCGTCCGCTACCCGGCCGTGGTCAAGCCCGCCGGCCGCCACTCCAGCTCCGGGGTGGAGACCGTCGGGACCGCCGGGGAGCTGCGGCAGCGGCTCGGCGCCTACCCGGCGCACGAGACGGTGCTCGTCGAGGAGAAGGTCATCGGCCAGGAGTACTCCGTCGAGTCACTGGTGCAGCACGGCCGGATCCTGTTCGCGTCCGCCACCCGCAAGGACACCACCGACAGCCACGCCCGGACCTTCGTCGAGCTGTCCCACACCGTGCCCAGCGACCGTCCGGAGCACGACCGCGCCCTCCTCGACGCCAACGCCCGCATGCTGGAACAGCTCGGCTTCCGCGACGGCATCGCGCACGCCGAGTGGCGTGTCGACGCCACCGACCGTCCCGTGCTCATGGAGGTCGCCGCCCGCACGCCCGGCGACGGTCTGTGCGTGCTGTACGAACTCGCCACCGGTGCCCCGCTCGAGCCCGAGATCATGCGCATCGCCCTGGGCGAGCCCGCCTCGTACCCGGCGCCCGCCCGGGTCGCCCGCCAGGTCTACCTGGAGCACGGGGCGGGCGTGCTGCGGGACGTCACCGTCGACGGCTTCGACGTCACGCCCGCCTGGGTCGGCGAGGGCGGTCTGTGGCCGCGTATCGCACCGGGCGCACCCCAGGACGCGCCGGCGCTGCGTGCCGTCCTCGTCCACCGGGACCGCGGCACGGTCCTCGGCGAACTGCGCAGCTCGGAGGACCGTGCCCTGTCCTTCTTCATCGACGCGCCCACCGTCGCCGAGCTCGACGCGCTCGAGGCGCGGGTGCGCGGGGCCGTCACCCTCCACCTCACGCCCGTCCCGCCGCCGGTGCCCGACACCGTCACCCACGTCCTGGTCGGCTACAGCCCCGTCATGCTCGGCAAGCTGGACGGCCGGCTGCCCGCGGGGTCGGTGCTGGTGCTGGAGGAGCCGGCGGTCATCGCGGCCCGGGGCATCGCCGGGCTCGCCGACGAGCACCCGAGCGTGGCGGCGCTGCTGCCGGCCCCCTCGCAGGACGAGCGGAACCCGGAGCGGATCGGCTCCACGGTGCCCCGGCCGCCCCGCGTCCGCGCCGTGGTGCCGGTCGTCGAGTACGGCGTGGTCGTCGCCGCCGCCCTCGCCGAGGAGTGGGGCCTGCCCGGTGCCGGCCCCAAGGCCGCCCGTGTGCTGCGTGACAAGGGCCTGCTGCGGGAGGCCCTGGCGGGCAGCGGCGTCGACCAGCCCGCCTGGGCCCTCGTCGCGGGGCCGGAGGAGGTCGCCGCGTTCCGGGACGCGCACGGCGGCGAGGCCGTCCTCAAGCCCGCCGGCCGGCAGGCCAGCCTCGGGGTGCAGCTCCTCGGTCCCGGCGACGACGTGACCGCGGCCTGGCGGCACACCACCACGGCCGACGAGCCCACGCTGCGCGCCCAGTACCCGGGCACCGCCCGCTATCTGGTCGAACAGCGCCTGTACGGGCCCGAGGTGAGCGTGGAGGCCGTCGTGCACGACGGCGTCGTCGGCTTCACCAACATCACCGCGAAGAGCGTGCTGGACTCCCGGTACCCGGTGGAGACCGGCCATGCGGTGCCGGCCCCGCTGGACGCGGCCACCGCCGACGCCCTGCGCGACGCGCTCACCGGGCTGGCCGCCGCCGTCGGTTTCGGCTCCGGTGTCCTGCACTCCGAGTGGATCCTCGTCGGCGACGACCGCCGCCCGCACCTGGTGGAGTGCGCCGGCCGGCTTCCCGGCGGGGGCATCACGGTCCTGATCGACCTCGCCCACGACACCGACATCCTCCGCGATCTGCTGTGCGTCCTGGAGGGGCGCGGACCGGTCGGCCCGCTGCCGGTGCGGCGCGGTGCCGCCGTGCGGTTCCTGACGGCCGAGCCGGGCCGGGTCGAGTCGGTCACCGGCGCCGAGGAGGCGCGGGCCGCGGAGGGGGTGCACGAGCTGCACCTGACCGTCGCCCCCGGGGCCGTCGTCCGTGCCACCACCAGCTCGTGGGAGCGGGCCGGTTTCGCCGTCGCGACCGGCCCGGACGTGTCCGCGGCCGTCCGCCGGGCCGAGCACGCGGTGTCCCTCGTCTCCGTCCGCACCGACCCTCAGGGGCAGCAGTGA
- a CDS encoding MFS transporter, with protein MRSISWRDYVPATPAGRTFAVISLVNAIGTGLYLAASAVFFVRSVGLTPAQVGFALAVAGVAGFLTTVPIGAAGDRFGAQRTLIALQVWRAGGFVALCFAEGLALFTVVSCCLAAAEAATQPMTQAVASATVAGSDRTRTMAIIRTVRNAGFSLGALLATPLIAADSVWTYRGIVLGTAAAFVVSALMLTRLRIAGADTPQRKVSAFTAVRQFRNWRYGLLTVLNGVLNLHVTILSVGIPLWVLEATEVPAALLPGLVLVNTLLSIALQVPVAKAAEREGGAVRALRLGGVAMVLCCVALAVAAGPDSAWAAAVALVVACVLLTFGEMWQATGGWELSYDHAPEDRKGVYLSVFSLGNTAQRIAGPALITSVVMAAGPAGWIGLAAVFAVAALFVTPVTRALANAPVPPAPALSAETAEGTAR; from the coding sequence GTGAGATCCATCAGCTGGCGGGATTACGTCCCGGCGACGCCGGCCGGCCGCACCTTCGCGGTCATCTCCCTGGTCAACGCCATCGGCACGGGCCTCTATCTGGCCGCGTCCGCGGTGTTCTTCGTCCGCTCGGTGGGCCTGACCCCGGCCCAGGTGGGCTTCGCGCTCGCGGTGGCGGGGGTCGCCGGATTCCTCACGACCGTGCCGATCGGTGCGGCCGGTGACCGGTTCGGTGCCCAGCGCACCCTGATCGCGCTGCAGGTGTGGCGGGCGGGCGGCTTCGTCGCCCTGTGCTTCGCCGAGGGCCTGGCCCTGTTCACCGTCGTGTCGTGCTGCCTGGCCGCCGCCGAGGCGGCCACCCAGCCGATGACGCAGGCCGTGGCGTCCGCGACCGTGGCCGGCAGCGACCGCACCCGCACCATGGCCATCATCCGCACCGTGCGCAATGCCGGGTTCTCGCTGGGAGCGTTGCTGGCCACCCCGCTCATCGCCGCCGACAGCGTGTGGACGTACCGGGGCATCGTCCTCGGCACGGCCGCCGCGTTCGTCGTCTCGGCCCTCATGCTGACCCGGCTGCGCATCGCCGGTGCCGACACGCCGCAGCGGAAGGTGAGCGCGTTCACGGCCGTACGGCAGTTCCGCAACTGGCGGTACGGGCTGCTGACGGTCCTCAACGGCGTGCTCAACCTGCACGTCACGATCCTGTCCGTGGGCATCCCGCTGTGGGTGCTGGAGGCCACCGAGGTGCCGGCCGCCCTGCTGCCCGGCCTGGTGCTGGTCAACACGTTGCTGTCGATCGCGCTCCAGGTGCCCGTCGCCAAGGCCGCCGAACGCGAGGGCGGAGCCGTCCGCGCCCTGCGCCTCGGCGGTGTCGCCATGGTGCTGTGCTGCGTGGCCCTCGCGGTCGCCGCCGGACCGGACTCCGCCTGGGCCGCGGCGGTGGCGCTCGTCGTGGCGTGCGTCCTGCTGACGTTCGGCGAGATGTGGCAGGCCACCGGCGGCTGGGAGCTCAGTTACGACCACGCGCCCGAGGACCGCAAGGGCGTCTACCTGTCCGTGTTCAGCCTCGGCAACACCGCACAGCGCATCGCCGGACCCGCCCTGATCACGTCCGTGGTGATGGCCGCCGGGCCGGCCGGGTGGATCGGACTGGCCGCCGTGTTCGCCGTGGCCGCCCTGTTCGTCACGCCCGTCACCCGCGCCCTGGCGAACGCCCCCGTGCCGCCCGCCCCCGCCCTGTCCGCCGAGACCGCCGAAGGGACCGCGCGATGA
- a CDS encoding ATP-grasp domain-containing protein, with protein MTDAHDPHRTAATPAPHRTAGDPPDLLLVGVGTMGRPYLDAAARLGVRVRAVESAAAWDSRPTHLAASFHRVEGHGDEAWVGAVARAAAERAPDGLIAFAEPHVLAGALTQERLGLPGPSLHAAVISRNKALQRATFAAYGVSQPEHLHVAGIADGAAWMQGRLPVVVKPLTLAGSEGVELVRDAAGVDEAVARRAGEGPVLVEEAVQGPEYSWEALVRDGEVLFENVTAKDTTSPPYFVELAHRCGHAFAPGPNARVRELTRGVLTAIGMRTGLVHLEFKVGARGPALMEVAVRTPGDYLPDAIGLTYGFDVYEAVVRLALGLPLPDLPKAPVRHAATVFPTAAPGTIREIRGVAEVEAHPAVVRVRLRKTAGDTVRPLTSSSQRMGHVLVDAASPAEREDALAFVRENLRVLVEPN; from the coding sequence ATGACCGACGCGCACGACCCGCACCGCACGGCCGCGACGCCCGCACCGCACCGCACGGCCGGCGATCCGCCGGACCTGCTTCTCGTCGGTGTGGGCACCATGGGCCGCCCCTACCTGGACGCCGCCGCCCGCCTCGGCGTGCGGGTCCGGGCCGTGGAGTCGGCGGCGGCGTGGGACAGCCGCCCCACGCACCTCGCCGCCTCCTTCCACCGCGTGGAGGGCCACGGCGACGAGGCGTGGGTGGGCGCCGTGGCGCGGGCGGCCGCGGAGCGCGCCCCCGACGGCCTGATCGCGTTCGCCGAACCGCACGTCCTCGCCGGGGCGCTCACGCAGGAGCGGCTCGGTCTGCCCGGACCGTCCCTGCACGCGGCCGTCATCTCCCGCAACAAGGCCCTGCAGCGCGCCACGTTCGCCGCGTACGGCGTGTCCCAGCCGGAGCACCTGCACGTGGCGGGCATCGCCGACGGCGCCGCGTGGATGCAAGGCCGGCTGCCCGTCGTCGTGAAGCCGCTGACCCTCGCGGGCAGCGAGGGCGTGGAGCTCGTCCGGGACGCCGCCGGTGTCGACGAGGCCGTGGCCCGCCGTGCCGGGGAAGGACCGGTGCTGGTCGAGGAGGCGGTGCAGGGCCCCGAGTACAGCTGGGAGGCGCTGGTCCGCGACGGCGAGGTGCTGTTCGAGAACGTCACCGCCAAGGACACGACCTCGCCGCCGTACTTCGTCGAGCTCGCCCACCGCTGCGGTCACGCGTTCGCGCCCGGCCCGAACGCGCGGGTGCGCGAGCTGACCCGGGGCGTGCTCACGGCGATCGGCATGCGCACCGGTCTCGTCCACCTGGAGTTCAAGGTGGGGGCCCGGGGCCCCGCGCTGATGGAGGTCGCCGTCCGCACGCCGGGCGACTACCTGCCCGACGCGATCGGCCTCACCTACGGCTTCGACGTGTACGAGGCCGTGGTGCGGCTCGCCCTCGGCCTGCCGCTGCCCGATCTGCCGAAAGCGCCCGTGCGCCACGCCGCCACCGTCTTCCCCACCGCCGCGCCCGGCACCATCCGCGAGATCCGCGGGGTCGCCGAGGTGGAGGCCCACCCCGCCGTCGTCCGCGTGCGGCTCCGCAAGACCGCCGGGGACACCGTGCGGCCCCTCACCTCTTCGTCGCAGCGCATGGGTCATGTGCTCGTCGACGCGGCCTCGCCCGCCGAACGGGAGGACGCCCTGGCGTTCGTACGCGAGAACCTGCGCGTCCTCGTCGAGCCGAACTGA
- a CDS encoding PLP-dependent cysteine synthase family protein, whose product MHQTREGGVATSLEDLVGNTPMLRLRLDGLPPTADVLAKLEAANPLSSVKDRAALSMLRAAVASGELTPGATVIESTSGNTGIALAALAVARGYRCLIVLPDNASRERVLTLRMLGAAVEFTDHALGFAGCVERAEKLHADLPGSWYARQHENPANVLAHYESTGPEIWRDTGGRVDYLVCGVGTGGTLTGTARHLRERNPDLTVVAVEPAGSPLLSGGEPGPHRIPGLNGGFTSPVTDVSLIDEIVTVTDEDAAAASRAVTAGTGLLVGVSAGAAAHACAELVRRHDLSGRTVVTVFPDSGERYLSWWPEEPDAAAGPAQEDAA is encoded by the coding sequence ATGCACCAGACTCGCGAAGGCGGCGTCGCCACCTCGTTGGAAGACCTCGTCGGGAACACGCCGATGCTGCGGCTCCGTCTCGACGGACTGCCCCCCACCGCCGACGTCCTCGCCAAGCTCGAGGCGGCCAATCCGCTGTCCAGCGTCAAGGACCGCGCCGCCCTGTCGATGCTGCGCGCCGCCGTGGCGTCCGGCGAGCTCACCCCCGGCGCCACCGTCATCGAGTCGACGTCCGGCAACACCGGCATCGCGCTCGCGGCGCTGGCCGTCGCCCGCGGCTACCGCTGCCTCATCGTGCTGCCGGACAACGCTTCCCGGGAACGCGTCCTGACGCTGCGTATGCTCGGTGCGGCCGTCGAGTTCACGGACCACGCCCTCGGCTTCGCCGGCTGCGTCGAACGGGCCGAGAAACTCCACGCCGACCTGCCCGGTTCCTGGTACGCACGGCAGCACGAGAACCCCGCCAACGTCCTCGCCCACTACGAGTCCACCGGGCCGGAGATCTGGCGGGACACCGGGGGCCGCGTCGACTACCTGGTGTGCGGGGTGGGCACCGGCGGCACCCTCACCGGCACCGCCCGCCACCTGCGGGAGCGCAACCCGGACCTGACCGTCGTGGCGGTGGAGCCGGCCGGTTCGCCGCTGCTGTCCGGCGGTGAACCGGGCCCGCACCGCATCCCCGGTCTGAACGGCGGGTTCACCAGTCCCGTCACCGACGTCTCCCTCATCGACGAGATCGTGACCGTCACCGACGAGGACGCGGCCGCCGCGTCCCGCGCCGTCACCGCCGGCACCGGGCTGCTGGTCGGGGTGTCCGCCGGCGCGGCGGCCCACGCCTGCGCCGAACTGGTCCGCCGCCACGACCTGTCGGGCAGGACCGTGGTCACCGTCTTCCCCGACAGCGGTGAGCGCTACCTCAGCTGGTGGCCGGAGGAACCGGACGCCGCGGCGGGCCCCGCGCAGGAGGACGCGGCGTGA
- a CDS encoding MFS transporter — translation MRFRDLHPNLRLRIGVGFVQRCFDIMLVPLMVIHFSGLYGTATAGVMTLGAALATIACNLIGGHLSDTWGRRPVLLVGELGAFLSYAGLALVASPLVGGNGIALYVLYLTAGCLAGIALPASETMIVDVSTPESRTAVYTINYWSVNLAFMLGSLIGGFLYGGYFFQLLLAAAVGTGLILLVTYFRITETAPAGTVENPRGVRSALSGYVQVCSDRVFLRLACAALLIRSVEVQISSSIAVRLGNDFDPQRLFHVGSWQVTVDGVNMLGIMRAVNTLLVVCCALWVGRLLGRMDERRRLTYGIVVFTAGYAVWTVSGDAWTLIAATFVVTAGELMNAPVKQTLLANLVPEESRTKYMAAYGLQVRLGLLVGSLCVTLSAVANVWTMAGVFTLFGVVAIVLYRSLFRVLDARRADAEKTAAAA, via the coding sequence GTGAGATTCCGCGATCTGCATCCGAATCTGCGGCTGCGCATCGGCGTCGGCTTCGTCCAGCGGTGCTTCGACATCATGCTCGTGCCGCTGATGGTCATCCACTTCTCCGGCCTGTACGGCACCGCCACCGCCGGTGTGATGACCCTCGGCGCGGCCCTCGCCACGATCGCCTGCAACCTGATCGGCGGACACCTGTCCGACACCTGGGGCCGACGTCCGGTGCTGCTCGTCGGTGAACTCGGGGCGTTCCTGTCGTACGCGGGACTCGCCCTGGTCGCCTCACCGCTGGTCGGTGGCAACGGCATCGCCTTGTACGTGCTGTACCTGACCGCCGGCTGCCTCGCCGGGATCGCGCTGCCCGCGAGCGAGACGATGATCGTCGACGTCTCGACGCCCGAGTCACGCACGGCCGTGTACACCATCAACTACTGGTCGGTGAACCTGGCGTTCATGCTCGGCTCGCTCATCGGCGGCTTCCTGTACGGCGGTTACTTCTTCCAGCTGCTGCTGGCCGCCGCCGTCGGCACGGGCCTCATCCTCCTCGTCACGTACTTCCGCATCACCGAGACCGCGCCCGCGGGCACCGTGGAGAATCCGCGCGGGGTCCGCTCGGCCCTCAGCGGCTATGTGCAGGTGTGCAGCGACCGGGTGTTCCTGCGGCTCGCCTGCGCCGCCCTGCTCATCCGCTCCGTCGAGGTGCAGATCTCCTCGTCCATCGCCGTCCGCCTGGGCAACGACTTCGACCCGCAGCGGCTGTTCCACGTCGGCTCGTGGCAGGTCACGGTGGACGGCGTCAACATGCTGGGCATCATGCGGGCGGTCAACACCCTGCTGGTGGTGTGCTGCGCCCTCTGGGTCGGCAGACTTCTCGGCAGGATGGACGAACGCCGCCGGCTCACCTACGGCATCGTCGTCTTCACCGCCGGCTACGCGGTGTGGACGGTCAGCGGCGACGCCTGGACCCTGATCGCCGCCACCTTCGTCGTCACGGCCGGTGAGCTGATGAACGCCCCGGTCAAGCAGACCCTGCTCGCCAACCTGGTGCCGGAGGAGTCCCGCACCAAGTACATGGCCGCGTACGGGCTCCAGGTGCGGCTCGGGCTTCTCGTCGGTTCCCTGTGCGTCACGCTGAGCGCCGTCGCGAACGTGTGGACCATGGCCGGTGTGTTCACCCTGTTCGGCGTGGTCGCGATCGTGCTGTACCGGTCGCTGTTCCGGGTGCTGGACGCCCGTCGCGCGGACGCGGAGAAGACGGCGGCCGCCGCGTGA
- the epsC gene encoding serine O-acetyltransferase EpsC: MTGPKGRRPLHRRAAETLDVVLARDPSVRTRGEALLHPTVIALACHRAGHRLHRRCHYRSARLVSTVAKVLTGGIEIHPGARIGRRFFVDHGSGVVIGETAVIGDDVSLFHQVTLGSTGWWHDGPGERDRTARRHPRLGNGVTVGAGATLLGPITVGDNALIGAMSLVTSDVPDKSRVRAVPASIPSPGTTSPAHEPPTGPAGKKTHR, from the coding sequence GTGACCGGCCCGAAGGGACGGCGGCCGCTGCACCGCAGGGCCGCCGAGACCCTGGACGTCGTCCTGGCGCGCGATCCGTCCGTACGCACGAGGGGCGAGGCGCTCCTGCACCCCACGGTCATCGCGCTGGCCTGCCACCGCGCAGGCCACCGCCTCCACCGGCGGTGCCACTACCGTTCGGCCCGGCTGGTCTCCACGGTGGCCAAGGTCCTCACCGGGGGCATCGAGATCCATCCCGGGGCCCGCATAGGCCGGCGGTTCTTCGTCGACCACGGCAGCGGGGTCGTGATCGGCGAGACGGCCGTGATCGGGGACGACGTCTCCCTCTTCCACCAGGTGACCCTCGGTTCCACCGGCTGGTGGCACGACGGCCCCGGGGAGCGGGACCGGACCGCGCGCCGTCACCCGCGCCTCGGCAACGGTGTCACCGTGGGCGCCGGCGCCACCCTGCTCGGTCCGATCACCGTCGGCGACAACGCCCTGATCGGGGCGATGTCCCTCGTGACCTCGGACGTGCCCGACAAGTCCCGCGTACGGGCCGTGCCCGCGTCGATTCCCTCTCCCGGCACCACGTCACCAGCACATGAGCCCCCCACGGGGCCCGCAGGAAAGAAGACGCACCGATGA
- a CDS encoding ATP-grasp domain-containing protein codes for MTAEHRILMVMPYRQLVEKAVAAGFRVWSIWDPELQSRDYLRDVAAHSAELLLCDFDDEAGLRRLVRETALAHDVAHVLHLGRETTMLPVAEEAHALGLAPNPPQAVRRLNDKAALRELLAGHGLSPVRCVALDSPAQAAAALAEFGYPAVVKPAGLAGSTGVRLVQDRGELDRWAAQLAALGHDGPVLVEEYLRGPEYSVETLSAGGRHQVVGITAKRTTPAPLFVETGQLFPAPLPSGTAAAVEKEVLALLDAAGHRFGPAHTEVILTDDGPRIVESQARLGGDRIPALIRIATGFDIEAALFDLLAGRAAAPGPAVRSGAIRFFQFEPGTVESVDGLDAVRALPYVEEVSFRFAPGDELPATVHSASRHGYVVLEADDAEQADRRAGEAAALLRVRTRAPLVNAVTAAPREPMVPERTLLLLGHAAEPIRRAKALGLNVILIQHKDKFTPEQARLADVTFVADFTDWSVVEPLARAAHEVWGFTASLSLTEPGLEIAGRVNDLFGLGGTGYEPARLLRDKLAMRRHLAAGAPRFAVAAEPLGDRASLDAFGAAHGHPFVVKPVDLTAGFGVLLVRGPEDADTAWERITAVREEGVDRGTTLYRVTDFLMEEYIPGPEFSVESFSFDGRHVVVALTEKLVDETHFAELGHAVPARLTADDERQLTEATAAFLDAVGIQDGPAHTELRLSPRGPLVIEGHNRNGGGHIQELVAAAYGIDLVHYSLAWPFRLVEPLAERPRPTAAGCARGILARPGRVAAVEGVEELRLHPAVLAVDIAARPGSVVRETRDNWDRLGMVAVTAPDTDEAVRLCEELVATRLTVRMEGDAAR; via the coding sequence ATGACCGCCGAGCACCGCATCCTCATGGTCATGCCGTACCGGCAACTCGTCGAGAAGGCCGTGGCCGCCGGGTTCCGGGTGTGGTCGATCTGGGACCCGGAACTGCAGTCCCGGGACTATCTCCGCGACGTGGCGGCCCACTCGGCCGAGCTGCTGCTCTGCGACTTCGACGACGAGGCCGGGCTGCGCCGGCTGGTCCGCGAGACGGCCCTCGCCCACGACGTGGCACACGTGCTGCACCTCGGCAGGGAGACGACCATGCTGCCGGTCGCGGAGGAGGCGCACGCGCTCGGGCTGGCACCCAACCCGCCCCAGGCCGTGCGCCGCCTCAACGACAAGGCGGCGCTGCGCGAACTGCTCGCCGGGCACGGCCTCTCCCCCGTTCGCTGCGTCGCCCTCGACAGCCCCGCACAAGCCGCCGCGGCGCTCGCGGAGTTCGGCTACCCGGCCGTGGTGAAGCCGGCCGGACTCGCCGGCAGCACCGGCGTCCGGCTGGTCCAGGACCGCGGGGAACTCGACCGGTGGGCCGCCCAGTTGGCCGCCCTCGGCCACGACGGGCCCGTCCTCGTCGAGGAGTACCTGCGCGGTCCCGAGTACAGCGTGGAGACGCTCAGCGCCGGGGGCCGCCACCAGGTCGTCGGCATCACCGCCAAACGCACCACGCCCGCACCGCTGTTCGTGGAGACCGGCCAGCTCTTCCCGGCACCGCTGCCCTCCGGCACGGCGGCCGCCGTGGAGAAGGAGGTCCTCGCCCTCCTCGACGCGGCCGGACACCGCTTCGGCCCCGCCCACACCGAGGTCATCCTCACCGACGACGGCCCCCGCATCGTCGAGTCCCAGGCCCGCCTGGGCGGCGACCGCATCCCCGCCCTGATCCGCATCGCCACCGGCTTCGACATCGAGGCCGCCCTCTTCGACCTCCTCGCCGGCCGCGCCGCCGCTCCCGGCCCCGCGGTCCGCAGCGGCGCCATCCGCTTCTTCCAGTTCGAACCCGGCACCGTGGAGAGCGTCGACGGGCTCGACGCCGTCCGCGCCCTGCCCTACGTGGAGGAGGTGTCCTTCCGGTTCGCGCCGGGCGACGAACTGCCCGCCACCGTCCACTCCGCGAGCCGGCACGGCTACGTCGTCCTGGAGGCCGACGACGCCGAGCAGGCCGACCGGCGCGCCGGTGAGGCCGCCGCGCTGCTGCGCGTGCGCACCCGCGCCCCGCTCGTCAACGCGGTCACCGCCGCACCGCGCGAGCCGATGGTGCCCGAACGCACCCTGCTGCTCCTCGGCCACGCCGCCGAACCGATCCGCCGGGCCAAGGCGCTGGGCCTGAACGTCATCCTCATCCAGCACAAGGACAAGTTCACCCCCGAGCAGGCGCGGCTCGCCGACGTGACGTTCGTCGCCGACTTCACCGACTGGAGCGTGGTGGAACCCCTCGCGCGTGCCGCCCACGAAGTCTGGGGTTTCACGGCCTCGTTGTCGCTCACCGAGCCGGGCCTGGAGATCGCCGGCCGGGTCAACGACCTGTTCGGGCTGGGCGGGACCGGGTACGAACCGGCGCGCCTGTTGCGCGACAAGCTGGCCATGCGGCGGCATCTGGCCGCCGGCGCGCCGCGGTTCGCGGTGGCGGCGGAACCGCTCGGCGACCGTGCCTCGCTCGACGCGTTCGGTGCCGCCCACGGCCACCCGTTCGTCGTGAAGCCCGTCGATCTCACCGCCGGCTTCGGTGTCCTGCTGGTCCGTGGGCCCGAGGACGCCGACACGGCGTGGGAACGGATCACCGCCGTGCGCGAGGAGGGCGTCGACCGCGGCACCACGCTGTACCGGGTCACGGACTTCCTCATGGAGGAGTACATCCCGGGCCCGGAGTTCAGCGTCGAGTCGTTCAGCTTCGACGGCCGCCACGTCGTCGTCGCCCTCACCGAGAAACTCGTCGACGAGACCCACTTCGCCGAACTGGGCCACGCCGTCCCCGCCCGGCTCACGGCCGACGACGAGCGGCAGCTCACCGAGGCCACCGCCGCGTTCCTGGACGCCGTCGGGATCCAGGACGGTCCCGCACACACCGAGCTGAGGCTCTCGCCGCGCGGTCCCCTGGTCATCGAGGGCCACAACCGCAACGGCGGGGGCCACATCCAGGAACTCGTCGCGGCCGCGTACGGCATCGACCTCGTGCACTACTCCCTGGCCTGGCCGTTCCGCCTCGTCGAGCCGCTCGCCGAACGCCCCCGCCCCACCGCCGCCGGCTGTGCCCGCGGCATCCTGGCGCGGCCCGGCCGGGTCGCCGCCGTCGAGGGCGTCGAGGAGTTGCGGCTGCACCCCGCGGTGCTCGCCGTCGACATCGCGGCCCGCCCCGGGTCCGTGGTCCGCGAGACCAGGGACAACTGGGACCGGCTCGGCATGGTCGCGGTCACCGCGCCGGACACCGACGAGGCCGTGCGGCTGTGCGAGGAACTCGTCGCGACCCGCCTGACGGTCCGCATGGAAGGGGACGCTGCCCGATGA